Within Cystobacter ferrugineus, the genomic segment GGGACATGGCGAACAAGACCGATGCAAGTCAACCCGATATGCCTTACGACGTCGTCATCGTGGGAGGCGGCCCCGCCGGACTCTCCGCCGCTCTCGCCCTCGGCCGCGCGCGCAAGCGCGTCCTGCTCTGCGACGCGGGGACGCGCAGAAACGCGGCCGCCGAGCACATCCACAACTTCGTCACGCGCGACGGAACGCCACCGAGCGAGTTTCGAGAGATCGGCCGTCAGCAGCTCACGGCGTACTCGAGCGTCGAGGTGCGCGACGTTCGGATCGAATCCATCACGGGAACGCGAGGCGCGTTTCAGGTCAATCTGACGACGGATACGGTCGAGGCGCGTCGGATCCTCCTCTGCACCGGGATGATCGACGAGAGGCTCGGGCTCGACGGGTTTCGCGAGCTGTGGGGTCACTCCATCTTCCAATGCCCCTACTGTCACGGATGGGAGGTTCGGGACCAGAAGTGGGCCTACCTCGCTCGAGGGGTGGAATCCCTCCACTTTCCGCTTCAGCTTCGTGGATGGACGCGCGAGGTCGTCGTCTTCACGGGCGGGACGTTCGACGTTCCGGAACCCACGCGCGCCCGCTTCGACACGATGGGCATTCGACTCGAGACGCGGCCTGTCGCGCGGCTGGTCGCGCGCGAGAACCGACTGGAGGGCATCGAACTCTCGGACGGCACGACCATCCCGTGCGAGGTGCTGTTCGCCCATCCGCCGCAACGTCAGGTCGACCTCGTGCGGACACTGGGCGTGGGCCTCGACGAGGAAGGCTATGTGCGGGTCGACCCGATGACCCGCGAGACGTCCGTGCCCGGCATCTACGCTGGCGGTGATCTGCAGACGCGAATGCAGGGAGCGGTCTTCGCGGCGGCCGCCGGCGTGCATGCGGCGGCCATGCTCAACCACGAGCTGACGGTCGAGCTGGCTATCGCGGAAGAGGCCGGAGGACGCGAATAGAAGATCTTCGTCACGGCATTGCCGTCACGCCTCCATCACGCCCCCTGAGAGAGAACGCGTGTGCCCAGGCCGGTGGGGCAACGACAACGCGTATTCACGAAGACAAGGGGCTACATCATCATGAAGAAGATTCAATGGAGGGGAAGCCTGGAGTTGCTGCTGGCGGCACAGGTGCTGGCGGTGGGCTGCGGGCCCGCGCAGGAGTTCCACGCGCCGCCAGCCCTCGCCAGCCAGACCCAGGAGATCCGGATTGCCAACGGGCTGTCCACCAATGGGCTGTCCACCAACGGGCTGTCCACCAACGGGCTGTCCACGAATGGGCTGTCCACGAATGGGCTGTCCACGAACGGGGTGAGCACGGCCGATTTCGCGACGTGGTTCCAGGGCAACCCGGCGCGGAACGACACGCTGATGCAGTACGTGGTGCGCTGTGGCGTGCGGGAGGGCCAGAGCATCACCTACACGGACCCGACCACGGCGCACAGCTACACCTGGCAGGGGCTGCTGGGCCTCACGCCGGGGTGGGCGGGGGGCGCGCCGGTGACTGAGGCGGAGCAGCAGTTGATGACGGCGTGCCTGGTGGCGCACGTGAACAAGTACGGGATGAGCGTTCCGCTGTCCGTGCTGGGGCGCGACACGCAGGGGGAGGAGCTCGAGTACAGCCAGGAGGAGCTGGAGACGTACTCACGGCCCGAGGGGTGCTTCTTCGGCAATCTCTTCACGGGCGAGGGCTTCTTCGTGGGGGCGGACGGGAGCGGCCTGGAGGACACGGAGAGCTCGCTGCGCGCCTGCGCCCTGATGTCCAGCACCACCGAATCCGCGTGCGCGCCGGTGGCGTACGTCGGAACGTGCGCGAGCCTGTGCACGCGACAAGGCACCCAGCCGTACTACACGAGCTGCACGCTGAACGGCCGCGAGTACCTGCCCATCACCACGAGGCTGCGGCCCGAGGAGGTGTACCAGTGCGGGGACGGGGTGTGTCAGTGGACCGAGCAGTGCGGCAGCGGGACGACGCGTGATAGCTGCGCGGCGGACTGCGGCACCTGCTCCTGAACAGAGCCCCATCCGTCACATTCTCCGAGAACGTGGTGGGGTCATGGGACTCTCCGTGATGCCGCGGTGTGTCGCGAGGCCTCTTCGCCGCGTCCCCCTTCCGCAAAGGGATGTTCTTGTCCCCATCACGAAACTTTGTGGAGGGAATGTGCGACAATATCACATCTTCGCGCCTCTTCGCACGGACCGCTGCGCCCCGCTCACAGGAGTCACCCATGCCCGGCAACAACATTGGCAGCAGACACGGCCTGTCCTCGATGATGGCGCGAGCGCGAGCTGCGGCCCAGACGAACACGACGCCGGGCAAGCCCCACCACCCGGACGCGCCGGCGCATGAGGGGGCGCGCAGCCTGGGCACCCACCATCACGAGAACACGAAGGCGGAGCTGCCCCATGAGAAGCATCGGCTGAAGCGTCGCGACGAGGGGTTGGCGCCGGGTGCGCACCAGTTCAATTCCCCCCAGGTGATGGCGTCCAACAACTTCCCGGACGTCAAGGTGAACGGTGAAATCGCCGGGGCCGTGATCAAGGCGATGGATCCCGGCCACGGCGGCCTCTCCCTCGGCACCGTGGACCACTCCGCCCCCGCGAGCTACAGGTCCGACCTGACGGAGCGGCTCGGGGTCAGCAAGGACTCGTACAACGGCGCGGCGAACACCAAGGCCGAGTACGGTGTCGAGCGGCAGTCGTACATCCACAAGTTCAAGGGCGCCAAGGGAGACCCGGGCTACAACAACGTGGTGTTGAACGAGCGCAAGAAGGGCTACGCGTACGTCAACGAGAAGCAAAACGGTCAGGTCGCCCTGGAGGCCGGGGGTGAGCTGGCGTACACCGCCGCCGCGGCGCGGACGGAGAGCCGCCACGAGGGCAAGTACGGCAAGACCGCGTGGAAGGCGGGCGTCGAGGGTCCCTTCGCCAAGGTGGGAGGAGAAGCCGAGCTCAGGGCGAGCACGAAGAAGGGCCAGGAGGCCCTCGCCGCGCATACCAAGCTCGAGGTGTCCACCGGCCTCTTCAACGCCAGCGCGGCGGTCGATCACAAGTTCGGCAATCACTTCGCCGTGGGCGCGCATGCTTTCGCGCAGGCGAGCGCCTCCGCCTCCGCCGAGGCCTCGGTCGTCGCTGACAGGAATCAGGGGACCTATATGGCCAAGATCTCCAACGCCAACATCGCGGGCGTTCAAGCGGGTGTCGGTGCCTCGCTCAAGGCGAGACCCTTCCAGGGAGACTTCACGGTCGCGAAGCTGGGAGGCGTGGGCCACGTCTTCAACGTGGGCGGTGGCATGAATCGAGGGGTCGCGAGCGCGGTGTTGGATCTCGGAGGGGCGTTCGGTCCCGGAGGACGGGTCCGGGCGGGCGTCAGCGTCGACACCGTGGAAGCCATGGACCCGCTGCGCGATCTGTACAACCGGAAGACCAATCCGAACTACAGCCAGAAGGTCCGCGACTACTCCAAGCCGCCTTCCCTGGAGGAGCGCGGGCAGTACCAGAGGCAGATGGCCGCGGAGAACCAGCTCTTCCAGGCCGCGTGGGCCAACAGGCCGGCCCCACGGATCCAGCTCAAGAACGAGCTCCCGGAAGTGGCGACCGGCAGCCTGGGCATCGATGTCAGCAAGATTGGGACGTGAATTGTTGGCGCAAGGCAACACGAAGCAGATCTCGGACGAGGCAATGCAAAGGCTCAACAAGGATCCCAAGGATGGAGAAGCGCTGCTCGCGCTCGCCAAGGTGGCGCTGCTGGAGGGCAATGACTCCCGGGTCACGACCCTGTTGCAGCAGGCCACGCCCCACGCCGACAAGCAGGAGCTGGCGCTGGTGCAGGGGGCCCTGATGCTCAAGCGCCAGGACTGGAAGAAGGCCCGGGAAATCTACCAGCCGTTCGCCACCCAGGAGCCCATCCGGTACAGCGGCCTGTTCGGCCTGGGAGTGTCCCTGCTCGAGCTGGGCCAGGCCAAGGAGGCCCGGGTGGTGCTGGAGCGCGTCGTGGCGCATGCGCCTCCCGACCCCTCGTTCCATCTCGAGCTGGGCCGCGCGTACATGCTCCTGAGCCAGCCCCGGTCCGCGGTACGCCAGTTCGTGCTCAGCCTGCGTCTGGACCCGAAGCAGGACCGCGCCTGGTTCTTCCTCGCGAACATGATGGGGAGTCGGGGCAAGCAGCGCCGCGCCGACTCCATGGTGATTCT encodes:
- a CDS encoding NAD(P)/FAD-dependent oxidoreductase, with the protein product MANKTDASQPDMPYDVVIVGGGPAGLSAALALGRARKRVLLCDAGTRRNAAAEHIHNFVTRDGTPPSEFREIGRQQLTAYSSVEVRDVRIESITGTRGAFQVNLTTDTVEARRILLCTGMIDERLGLDGFRELWGHSIFQCPYCHGWEVRDQKWAYLARGVESLHFPLQLRGWTREVVVFTGGTFDVPEPTRARFDTMGIRLETRPVARLVARENRLEGIELSDGTTIPCEVLFAHPPQRQVDLVRTLGVGLDEEGYVRVDPMTRETSVPGIYAGGDLQTRMQGAVFAAAAGVHAAAMLNHELTVELAIAEEAGGRE